The genome window AAGGATTTTTTTGATAAAATAATATTAATGTATCGGAATGGTTTCTTAACTATGGTAAGAATACAGAAAAAGGAGGCGGAAATACATGAGAACTTGTCAGAATTGTGATCAAAAATGGACTTGGAAGCAAACTTTAAAAAGCTCTTTTACATTAGATAATAAACTGATTTGTCCACATTGCAGGGAAAAGCAATATGTTACCTCTCGAACAAGAGGGATAACGTTTATGGCAACTATTTTAATAATCACATTTACGCTGCTTAGCAATCTTCTCTTTGGACCTTCCTTTGTCTTTGTAGTTATTCTAATAAGTTTTATCCTAATCGTTCTTGGACTTTATCCTTTCTGGGTCGAACTTTCCAATAAAGAAACAGGGTCATAGCAATAAGCAGGCTAACTAATAAAAGGTGGAAAGACAAAATCTTTAATTTAGTAGCGCGGCCCAATTCGTTACACTACAGACTGTGGATGATCCACAAACCTTCTTTCTTAAAAAGCATAAAAAACCCAAACAATTATACGATATATTGGTATCACCGTAAAATTGTTTGGGTTTGAATTCGTTCGACTGAGTTACTTTATATGCAGGTAATTTTCTTAAGATGTTTGTGGTGCTTATTTAACCCATTTATTCTGAAAAGATGCTATGGCATCATATTCTTTTTCTAAAGCTCGAGAAATACGGATATAAATAGCGGTTAAATCTTGATAGATATCAACATTCTCTTGAATTGGCTGATGGGAATGTGTACTACCGACTAATTGTTTCATAATCGAAAAATCATCAATTTCTCCGAGTGCATACATACCTAAAACGATGGCACCAAGACAAGAGCTTTCAAAGCTTTCTGGAACGACTACTTCTTGATCAAAAATGTCTGCCATCATTTGTCTCCATAGTTCAGAACGAGCAAAGCCACCTGTTGCTTGAATTTGCTTTGGTGCTCCAATCACTTCTTGTAAGGCTAACATCACCGTATAAAGATTTAAGATAACTCCTTCTAATACAGCTCTCACCATATGTTCTTTTTTATGATGTAAACCTAGTCCAAAGAAGGAGCCTCTTGCATTGGCATTCCATAAAGGCGCTCGTTCCCCAGCAAGATATGGATGGAATAATAAACCGTCCGCACCAGGTGTAACTCTAGAAGCAATTTTTGTTAAAACTTCATAAGGATCAATTCCGAGTCTCTTTGCCGTTTCCACTTCCGAGGAAGCTAATTCATCACGAACCCAGCGGAATGTCATGCCGCCATTATTTACAGGGCCACCAACTACCCAGTGATCTTCTGTTAAGCAATAACAAAAGATTCTTCCTTTAGGATCGGTTACTGGTTTATCGGTTACAGTACGAATCGCCCCGCTTGTACCGATTGTCACAGCGACAACTCCAGGGTCAATAGCATTTACCCCAAGATTAGATAGTACGCCATCACTTGCGCCAACCACAAATGGAGTTTCAGCAGGAATTCCAAGTTCCGCTGCATAGTTATCCTTCAGTCCTGTTAAATAATGGGTCGTCGGAACGGGTCTTGCCAACTGCTCAGATGTTACGCCGGCAACTTTTAAAGCTTCTTGATCCCAATTTAAGTGTTCAAGATTAAACATTCCTGTTGCAGAAGCAATTGAGTAATCGATCACAAATTCGTTAAATAAGCGATAGAAAATATATTCTTTAATGCCAATAAATTTAGCTGCCTTTGTAAAAATATCTGGTTGATCATTTCTTAGCCAAGTTAATTTTGATAAAGGAGTCATAGGGTGAATTGGCGTTCCTGTTCTGCGGTATATTTCCAAGCCATTATATTCTTCTTTGATTTTTTTTGCCCAAGAGGAAGAACGGCTGTCAGCCCAAGTAATACAACGTGTTATTGGTTTCCCCTTTTCATCTAATGCAATAACACTGTGCATTGCTGAACTAAAGGAAACTAATTTTATTTTACTAGTATCCACGTTCGCTTTTTTAATAGCTGTTTTCATTGTTTCCATTACAGCCTGAAAAATTTGCTCTGGATCTTGCTCTGCGATGGCTGGTGCAGGGCTATGCAGCGGATATTCGACATGATGCATGCTTAATACTTTGCCAGCTTCAGCAAATAAGACAGATTTTGTACTCGTTGTACCAATGTCTACACCTAAATATAGGGATGATAATTGCATATTAAAAACTCCTTTAATAAAAAGTCTAAAAAATATTTCATAAAAATATAAATTCACAGAAAAAAATTTCTTTAATTATATTTTAAAGGAAACAAAATGATTTTGAAACTGTTTTCATTCATTATTTTAAATTAATTTCCCATTATTCTTCCTCAAAAGATAAAATAATTGTTGATTTCTCAGATAGCTGTAAATTTTTGCCCTGGTTAGCATAAAAATAAAGCAAAAATATGCTAAACTTAATCTATCTTATGGGGAAGGAGTTTTTTGAATGAATAACGAGATTGAAACGACTTACGAGGCTATTTATAATCAAATTCTCCATTTTCAACTGCAACTGGAAGCGTTGAGTATACAAGCAGGTTCATGGCAAGAAGAGGATCAAGAACAGTTAATTAGAATGTCTATTGCCCTTCAAGCCTCGAAAGATATTTTGGAAAATATGCTTACACCAGGGAAAAAGCTGAACTTTATTTATGAAAAAGGAATGTTCAGCTTGGAAATGTTTGATGAAAAATAAGCATTAAAGAAGAATATCCTCGCTTGGCCGAATATTCTTCTTTCGAAATTCTCCAGGAGTAATACCAGTAGATTTCCGAAATACTTTTGTAAAATAGTTGGCATTCGCAAAACCTACTTGGACTGAAATGTCTTCAATAGAATATTTGGTTTGATATAATAACTCTGCTCCCTTTATGATACGGATATTCGTTAAATATTGAATCGGTGTAATTCCAAGTACCTTTTTGAATAAACGAGTGAAGTGGAAGCGGGAAAGCGCAGCAGCCTCTGCCATATCATCTGGTCCGATTGGTTTATGATAGTGATTTTGAGCAAATAATGTCGCATTTAGTATACTTTCAGGAAGCTGAATGTCTCCTATGTTCTTCTTATATTGATACAATTCCATGATAAAGGAATAGGCGAGACTTGAAGCATAAAAAGCGTTATTTATCTGTTTATCTTTTGCTAGCTGATAAATATGCAGAAGGTGCTGAATGGGTCTCGAGTCCGAAGCTAATTGAATAATTGGCTGCTCGTTTTCCGTAAAAGAACGCCAGCATTTTTTTACCGTTTCACCATATAGTGTAATAAAAATAAATTCCCAATGCTCACTAGTTGGAGGCAGATAGTATCTGTATTCCTCTGAAATATCAATTAAAAATGCCTTTCCAGCTGTCAATTTATGATTTTTACCTCCAAGTTCAATAGCACCAATTCCAGATATGGTATATTGAAAAACATACATACTATCCTCTTTACGCTTTTTTCCTTTCCAATTATATAGATGGGAGGTTTGATTTTCCCATCCGATTGACCAAATTTGGGCTACCTCTTTTGTAATTTTTTCCGTAAATCTGTAAGCAAATACATTATTATCTTTTTTGGACAATAGAATGCTCCTTTCTTAGTAGAGCTGGCATTGGTAGATACTTGCCTTGGATAAGATAGGAGTAATAGATAGAAATTAAGTGTTTGGCATAAAAATTTGAAATTTATTAGCAAATTATTACCCTTTTCCCTTTCTTATTTTACCATTGAGAGAGAAAGGTTTGAAGCATAAAATAAAATTGTAAACGGTTTAATGGAAGTCTAGAAATATGAGTAAGCATAAATGTTCATAAAAAAGGAGAGATAGAAATGGCAAAAAATCTATTTGCAACTTTTACAAATATTTTTAATGAAACAGAAACAAGCATCCGTACTTTTTTTGCACCAGGACGTGTGAATTTAATAGGTGAACATACTGATTATAATGGAGGACATGTTTTTCCTTGTGCCTTATCTATTGGTACGACAGCACTTGTAAGAAAAAGATCAGATCGAGTGATTCAATTTTATTCTACAAATTTTGCGGATTTAGGTATTATTAATGTTTCTTTAGACGATCTATCCTTTAATCAAGCAGATGATTGGGCGAATTATCCAAAGGGAGTAATAGTAACGCTTGCGCAATATGGATATCAGCTCGATGCTGGATTCGATGTTTTATATGAAGGAGAAATTCCCAATGGTGCTGGCTTATCTTCGTCTGCATCCATTGAAGTAGTGACAGCCATTATGTTAAATGAGTTGTATTCCTTTGCAATTGATCAAGTCAGCTTAGTAAAAATGTGTCAAAAAGCAGAAAATGAATATATTGGTGTGAGCTGTGGAATTATGGATCAATTTGCAATCGGAATGGGCAAAGAAAAACATGCTATATTACTAGATTGCGACACACTTGACTATGTGTACAGCCCACTAGATTTAGATGCAGCTTCTTTAATTATTGCCAATACAAATAAACGCAGAGGGCTAGCGGATTCTAAATATAATGAGAGACGAGGAGAGTGTGAAAGAGCATTAAGAGACTTGCAGGGAGAATTAGAGATTCGATCATTAGGTGAATTAACGCCAGAGGAATTCGATTCGCATGCTCATTTGATTAAGCAAGATGTCGATAGAATGAGAGCAAAGCATGCTGTGTATGAAAATGCTCGAACAATAGAAGCTGTAAAAAAACTTCAAGCAGGAGATATTGCAGGATTTGGACAATTAATGAATGCATCACATATCTCCTTACGTGATGATTATGAAGTGACCGGAAAGGAATTAGACGCATTAGTGGAAGCTGCTTGGGAACAAGCAGGGGTTATTGGATCTCGTATGACGGGAGCAGGCTTTGGCGGTTGTACGATCAGTATTGTCAACAATGAGCATATTGATTCTTTTATCGAGACGGTCGGAGCGAAATATGAGGAGCAAACAGGATTGAAGGCAGACTTTTATGTTGTTCAAGTTGGAGATGGAGCCAAGGAAATTGTTGAATAGTAACAGTAAAATAAAAAGGAGAGAGAAAATATGGCGATATTAGTATGTGGTGGTGCCGGTTATATCGGAAGTCATATGGTTTCTGAATTATTAGACCTAGGTGAAGAAGTAATTGTTGTTGATAATCTTCAAACTGGGCATAAAGCTGCTGTAAGAGCGGAAGCAACCCTTTATATTGGCGATTTACGGAATGAAAGCTTCTTAGAAGAGGTCTTTAAGAATCATACGATTGAAGCGGTAGTCCATTTCGCTGCTGACTCTTTAGTAGGTGAAAGTGTAACAAATCCGTTGAAATACTATGATAATAATGTAAACGGTGCGATGACTTTATTGAAAGTGATGCACGCAAATGATGTGAAGAGAATTGTTTTCTCGTCAACTGCAGCAACTTATGGAGAGGCAAAGAATTTTCCGATTCAGGAGAGTGATGACACGATTCCAACGAATCCCTATGGAGAAACCAAACTAGCCATCGAAAAAATGCTAAAGTGGTGTGAAGCAGCATATGGGATTCATTATGTAGCTCTTCGTTATTTTAATGTAGCAGGTGCGCATATAGATGGGAGATTAGGGGAAGATCATTTTCCAGAAACGCATTTAATTCCCATTATACTGCAAGTAGCGTTAGGAAAGAGAGAAGTAATTAGTATTTTTGGTGATGATTATGAGACACATGATGGGTCATGTATTAGAGATTATATTCATGTCACCGATTTGGCTAATGCTCATATCCTTGCTTTAAAAAAATTGCAGAAAGAAGAAACAAGCGGTATTTACAATCTAGGGAGTGGAACAGGTTTCACGGTGAAAGAAGTAATTGAGACAGCGAGAAAGGTAACGGGGCATCCTATTCCAGCAGAAATTGCTCCAAGAAGAGCAGGGGATCCGGCGCGATTAGTTGCTTCATCAGAGAAAGCGCAAGTAGAGTTAGGGTGGAATCCACAGTACACTTCACTGGAGACAATGATAGGAAGTGCATGGAACTGGTTCCAAGCAAATCCGAATGGCTATAAAGAATAAATGAGAATGCACTAAGAGGAAAGGAGCAATGTTATATGACAACCACTATTTATCAGCATGTAGAACAATTGCTTCATTATGGAATAGAATCAAACTTAATTACAAAATGGGATATAGATGTAGTGCGGAATAAATTACTCGAAATCTTAGAATTGGATGATTTTGTCCCATCAGAGATTAGCGCTCCAGTGAAAATAGAGTTGCGTGAACTATTAGATACTATTTTAGATTGGGCTGCTGAACATAATCTCTTGGTAGAAAATACAATTACCTATCGAGATTTACTAGATACTAAATTAATGGCTTGCTTTGTTCCGCTGCCCTCTGAAATAAATAATAGATTTGCCATGCTCTATAAGGATAAGGGAGCAAAGAGTGCAACTAGTTGGTTTTATGACTTTTCAAAAAAAGTTGATTACATCCGCACGGATCGAATTGCTAAAAATGAAGAGTGGCTGGCGCATACGAGTTATGGAGATTTAGAGATTACGATTAACTTGTCTAAGCCAGAAAAAAATCCACAAGAAATAGCTGCTCTAAAAAAAGTAAAACAAGGTTTTTATCCTAAATGTTTGTTATGTAAAGAAAATGCTGGTTATGCAGGAAGAGTTAATCATCCGGCTAGACAAAATCATCGTATTATACCAGTGACTCTAGAAGAGGAACAATGGTTCCTGCAGTTTTCGCCATATGTTTACTATAATGAGCATGCTATTTGTTTTTCTGAACGGCATGAGCCAATGACCATTTCGAAAAGAACATTTACTAGATTACTAGAATTTGTTCACCAATATCCTCATTACTTTATGGGGTCTAATGCCGATCTGCCGATAGTTGGAGGGTCCATTCTTGCCCATGAGCATTTTCAAGGGGGATATCATGAATTTCCGATGGCAAAGGCAGAAATAGAAGCTGGATTTACGTTGGAGCAGTTTCCTGCTATCCATGCAGGAATAGTTAAATGGCCGATGTCTGTTTTACGTCTAAATGGTACAGACAAACAACAATTAGTGGAAGCATCTGATTATATATTAAAAAAATGGCTGGATTATAGTGATGAAAGTGTTGATATTCTTGCATATACAAACGGTGTTCGTCATAATACGATCACGCCAATTGCAAGAATGCGCAATGGCCAATATGAAATGGATTTAGTGCTCCGTAATAATCGTACAAGTGAAGAATATCCATTCGGGATCTTCCATCCACATGAGGAAGTTCATGCGATTAAACAAGAGAATATTGGTTTGATTGAAGTGATGGGGTTAGCAGTTTTGCCAGGAAGATTGAAAGTAGAAATGAGCTTACTTGCAGAGAATATCGTCAAAGCTGATTTTGAAGAGCGCATCCGTCTAGAGCCAGCTATTGTAAAACACTTAGCATGGGCAAAAAAAGTTAAAGAAAACAATCCACAGATGACAAAAGAAAATGTAAGTACTATCTTACAAACAGAAATAGGAATTGTTTTTGAGACAATCTTACATCATGCCGGTGTATTTAAAAGAGATGACGATGGAACAAAAGCCTTTTATCGGTTTATAGAGACACTATAAAAAGTGCAGAGGAAAAAGATTAGATTGGTTAAGGTTAGAATATGAATGAGAGATGAAAAAAATTCTTAGAGATCACTCGTTTTATAAGAAAACAGGCGGTCTCTAAGAAATCAACTCTTAAACTTAATATTAAAGAACCTTTAGCGCCAAGTGATTGTGAATGGTTTTATAAAAATGCTGCTTATCTGTTTGCTGCTTTTTTAACCGGAGCTTAGGGTTCGGGATATGTAATTGGACTTTATGATAATCTCTATAAGATAAATAAATAGTATAAACTGATTTTCCAAGAGCGGTAAAGAATGCTTCTGGTACCATAATTCTCTTTAAAGCCCCTTCATATGGTTCAATCGAAAACATAAACTGGTTATGGATGTTGTTTCGATCGCGGAACAGGAGATGTTCAATCTCTTTTGGGTGATCACCTGCAATACGAATATCGAAGCGGAAGAAACCATTCGTATATTCACAATTTATTAATTCAGCATACATAGGGACTCTAATAAAGTTATAAGGCGAGCTTAGCGGAGAAACCCAGTAAGCAGTATCATCTTTAACTACATGTTTTTTTATTTTTTCTTGATTCATCCATCGAAATAATGTTTCGATATCCTTATAGCGTTTTTGTGAAAATAACTGATAACAAACCTTATTATAAGGATGGTAAAAATGGTCACTGATCTCATAATCCAACGAAGAAGTCGTCCGTAACATTTTTTTCATGGTGGATATATATGCTTTCCTTTTTAAAAACTCATCTAATTTCCCTTTAAATGTTTGATTGTTTTCCGTTCTTAGCGTATGATACCGATTTATAAATCGATTAAAGCAATCAAATTCATACAAGCGATTAAGGACCATTCGCTTTAACTCTGAATCCATTTCTTTCTCTTTAAAGTAGTTGATTACTTTTCGATTACAATGCATTTTATTTAATACATTCGTCTGCTTCGTCAAGGATTCGTCATTATCATCTAAGCGATTTAAATAGTAGATAACAGCTTCTGTTGTTGAGATTTTTTTACAATT of Niallia circulans contains these proteins:
- the gntK gene encoding gluconokinase: MQLSSLYLGVDIGTTSTKSVLFAEAGKVLSMHHVEYPLHSPAPAIAEQDPEQIFQAVMETMKTAIKKANVDTSKIKLVSFSSAMHSVIALDEKGKPITRCITWADSRSSSWAKKIKEEYNGLEIYRRTGTPIHPMTPLSKLTWLRNDQPDIFTKAAKFIGIKEYIFYRLFNEFVIDYSIASATGMFNLEHLNWDQEALKVAGVTSEQLARPVPTTHYLTGLKDNYAAELGIPAETPFVVGASDGVLSNLGVNAIDPGVVAVTIGTSGAIRTVTDKPVTDPKGRIFCYCLTEDHWVVGGPVNNGGMTFRWVRDELASSEVETAKRLGIDPYEVLTKIASRVTPGADGLLFHPYLAGERAPLWNANARGSFFGLGLHHKKEHMVRAVLEGVILNLYTVMLALQEVIGAPKQIQATGGFARSELWRQMMADIFDQEVVVPESFESSCLGAIVLGMYALGEIDDFSIMKQLVGSTHSHQPIQENVDIYQDLTAIYIRISRALEKEYDAIASFQNKWVK
- a CDS encoding galactokinase; its protein translation is MAKNLFATFTNIFNETETSIRTFFAPGRVNLIGEHTDYNGGHVFPCALSIGTTALVRKRSDRVIQFYSTNFADLGIINVSLDDLSFNQADDWANYPKGVIVTLAQYGYQLDAGFDVLYEGEIPNGAGLSSSASIEVVTAIMLNELYSFAIDQVSLVKMCQKAENEYIGVSCGIMDQFAIGMGKEKHAILLDCDTLDYVYSPLDLDAASLIIANTNKRRGLADSKYNERRGECERALRDLQGELEIRSLGELTPEEFDSHAHLIKQDVDRMRAKHAVYENARTIEAVKKLQAGDIAGFGQLMNASHISLRDDYEVTGKELDALVEAAWEQAGVIGSRMTGAGFGGCTISIVNNEHIDSFIETVGAKYEEQTGLKADFYVVQVGDGAKEIVE
- the galT gene encoding UDP-glucose--hexose-1-phosphate uridylyltransferase, giving the protein MTTTIYQHVEQLLHYGIESNLITKWDIDVVRNKLLEILELDDFVPSEISAPVKIELRELLDTILDWAAEHNLLVENTITYRDLLDTKLMACFVPLPSEINNRFAMLYKDKGAKSATSWFYDFSKKVDYIRTDRIAKNEEWLAHTSYGDLEITINLSKPEKNPQEIAALKKVKQGFYPKCLLCKENAGYAGRVNHPARQNHRIIPVTLEEEQWFLQFSPYVYYNEHAICFSERHEPMTISKRTFTRLLEFVHQYPHYFMGSNADLPIVGGSILAHEHFQGGYHEFPMAKAEIEAGFTLEQFPAIHAGIVKWPMSVLRLNGTDKQQLVEASDYILKKWLDYSDESVDILAYTNGVRHNTITPIARMRNGQYEMDLVLRNNRTSEEYPFGIFHPHEEVHAIKQENIGLIEVMGLAVLPGRLKVEMSLLAENIVKADFEERIRLEPAIVKHLAWAKKVKENNPQMTKENVSTILQTEIGIVFETILHHAGVFKRDDDGTKAFYRFIETL
- a CDS encoding glycosyltransferase family 2 protein; amino-acid sequence: MKNISSLRKNNKYKYELLQSANYLEQPIISVITPVFNNEKTIQKTIESVLQQSIMPQIEYILIDDGSKDQTRSILKKFVNEHPNIKLALLAKNTGTPGYPRNLGIELSSAPYLTFLDADDWFEKTGLEKLYSVLNETDDDYIVGKTIKVTSKKNAIVGEHESWKERRSIPPASIPHIFHHLGPRARLMKSSIIKQNQIQFPEMKYGEDKQFFMEVLTNCKKISTTEAVIYYLNRLDDNDESLTKQTNVLNKMHCNRKVINYFKEKEMDSELKRMVLNRLYEFDCFNRFINRYHTLRTENNQTFKGKLDEFLKRKAYISTMKKMLRTTSSLDYEISDHFYHPYNKVCYQLFSQKRYKDIETLFRWMNQEKIKKHVVKDDTAYWVSPLSSPYNFIRVPMYAELINCEYTNGFFRFDIRIAGDHPKEIEHLLFRDRNNIHNQFMFSIEPYEGALKRIMVPEAFFTALGKSVYTIYLSYRDYHKVQLHIPNPKLRLKKQQTDKQHFYKTIHNHLALKVL
- a CDS encoding TIGR04104 family putative zinc finger protein; the encoded protein is MRTCQNCDQKWTWKQTLKSSFTLDNKLICPHCREKQYVTSRTRGITFMATILIITFTLLSNLLFGPSFVFVVILISFILIVLGLYPFWVELSNKETGS
- the galE gene encoding UDP-glucose 4-epimerase GalE, with the translated sequence MAILVCGGAGYIGSHMVSELLDLGEEVIVVDNLQTGHKAAVRAEATLYIGDLRNESFLEEVFKNHTIEAVVHFAADSLVGESVTNPLKYYDNNVNGAMTLLKVMHANDVKRIVFSSTAATYGEAKNFPIQESDDTIPTNPYGETKLAIEKMLKWCEAAYGIHYVALRYFNVAGAHIDGRLGEDHFPETHLIPIILQVALGKREVISIFGDDYETHDGSCIRDYIHVTDLANAHILALKKLQKEETSGIYNLGSGTGFTVKEVIETARKVTGHPIPAEIAPRRAGDPARLVASSEKAQVELGWNPQYTSLETMIGSAWNWFQANPNGYKE
- a CDS encoding AraC family transcriptional regulator yields the protein MSKKDNNVFAYRFTEKITKEVAQIWSIGWENQTSHLYNWKGKKRKEDSMYVFQYTISGIGAIELGGKNHKLTAGKAFLIDISEEYRYYLPPTSEHWEFIFITLYGETVKKCWRSFTENEQPIIQLASDSRPIQHLLHIYQLAKDKQINNAFYASSLAYSFIMELYQYKKNIGDIQLPESILNATLFAQNHYHKPIGPDDMAEAAALSRFHFTRLFKKVLGITPIQYLTNIRIIKGAELLYQTKYSIEDISVQVGFANANYFTKVFRKSTGITPGEFRKKNIRPSEDILL